One Plasmodium cynomolgi strain B DNA, chromosome 12, whole genome shotgun sequence genomic region harbors:
- a CDS encoding hypothetical protein (putative) has product MSLLGKSLQIAASHDKSLQIATNRCKSRQQKRRTYPAHPTEEEQTSGTNESTKRNPAHASRKCCLHTHVQQSNGMMKTTPMLSKRSYFTSLYDTKTEKAKLMSEMDDLYDHMLTSNWNDSVYLVLNVSIWEGILHSIEDKIKPYEKDEDIIKKKKINEIFDVLFILEDLRDHVNELLEQSSRASGLAGTHILASFKIENMNEHIEFLKTKYDELLLKYPLYKYQIDMVLGKGLALLRQRYNFEWRHMHDFFF; this is encoded by the exons atgtcattGCTCGGCAAGTCGCTACAAATCGCTGCAAGTCACGACAAATCGCTACAAATCGCTACAAATCGCTGCAAATCGCGGCAACAGAAAAGGCGAACTTATCCCGCACACCCTACGGAGGAAGAGCAAACGTCTGGTACAAATGAGTCGACCAAAAG gAACCCAGCCCACGCGTCAAGAAAATGCTGCCTGCACACGCACGTCCAACAGAGTAATGGAATGATGAAGACGACCCCCATGCTAAGTAAACGAAGTTACTTTACATCCCTGTACGATACCAAAActgaaaaagcaaaattaatGAGCGAAATGGACGATCTGTACGATCACATGTTAACGAGCAATTGGAACGACTCAGTATACCTCGTTTTGAACGTTTCCATTTGGGAAGGAATTCTACACTCCATAGAAGATAAGATAAAGCCATATGAGAAAGATGaagatattataaaaaaaaaaaaaataaacgaaataTTTGATGTTCTGTTCATATTAGAAGATTTGCGAGACCATGTAAATGAACTTTTGGAACAGTCATCACGTGCAAGTGGATTGGCAGGGACACATATTTTGGCTTCCTTCAAAATAGAAAACATGAATGAGCACATCGAATTTTTGAAAACCAAGTATGATGAGCTCCTGTTGAAGTACCCACTTTATAAGTACCAGATTGATATGGTCCTGGGGAAGGGACTGGCTCTCCTACGGCAGAGATACAACTTCGAGTGGAGGCACATGcacgattttttcttttga
- a CDS encoding hypothetical protein (putative), whose product MDMPKGQKPRERDGKNERSNLRDIEEAKKIRNQQNEAKLKKFCGSTDFVLDVPSIDEGVKFLKHEVDNEILSFNYTTMMLSEKVERLNDVERNIHIPMDLPFLFSFNMQNNDDISNWIKEQNEIENRKIANVEGTHSYTNLNEEVKQISSSAPIVHTFDKDDLELLNRVAPHYIRRVRSNLLHCEERKIRDLQDNNSSMGMKTHEQGGKICESGVLGKNDGSSELMLKCGKRKVPYDCYFPHPLKKGTKVKKIYPLLPHIGVWNNKYIQGIMEIGNSTDYMRSSGGEDANKLLSKGASATSNSESKKQSSGMLGLLHLVEKTRDKHLYGLYKAQDMGCDEYLLNRFLRGDGSVRRSSNGVGGARGGTDGSGTASGGTTSGGAPLRGNVPHQAGDTPAAKKKISLRKFLIKKYLFKLKMREKLKNKLLKGEKVTPPAKNEQEDEENFPKLKNERNASVELTHRSKHVTFNETNKYEYVENKGELGEHGEGDDTAMQNVSYSQSTPPDDNVECFKYVRDYKSPSFAMNENDPLSYVIGFNRHNLAF is encoded by the coding sequence ATGGATATGCCCAAAGGGCAGAAGCCAAGAGAGCgggatggaaaaaacgaaagaagcAATTTGAGAGATATAGAAGAAGCGAAGAAAATACGGAaccaacaaaatgaagcaaaattgaaaaagttTTGCGGAAGCACCGATTTTGTGTTAGACGTACCGAGTATTGACGAGGGGGTGAAATTCCTAAAGCATGAAGTAGACAACGAGATCTTAAGTTTCAATTATACCACTATGATGTTAAGTGAGAAGGTGGAAAGGTTAAATGACGTAGAGAGGAACATACATATCCCCATGgatctcccttttttattttcctttaatatgcaaaataatgatGATATAAGCAATTGGATAAAGGAGCAAAATGAGATAGAAAATCGGAAAATTGCAAACGTTGAAGGGACGCATAGCTACACCAACCTAAATGAGGAGGTGAAGCAGATTTCTTCGTCTGCTCCGATTGTCCATACGTTTGACAAGGACGATTTGGAGCTTCTGAATAGGGTTGCTCCGCATTACATTAGAAGGGTTAGAAGTAACCTATTGCATTGtgaagaaaggaaaatcaGGGATCTACAGGATAATAATTCTTCCATGGGAATGAAAACACATGAGCAGGGTGGAAAGATCTGTGAGAGTGGTGTCCTGGGGAAGAATGACGGCTCCTCCGAATTGATGTTGAAATGtgggaaaaggaaagtacCATATGATTGCTATTTTCCACATCCGCTAAAGAAAGGCacgaaggtgaaaaaaatttaccccCTTTTGCCGCACATTGGTGTGTGgaacaataaatatatacaaggCATTATGGAGATCGGAAATTCTACTGACTACATGAGAAGCAGTGGTGGGGAGGATGCTAATAAATTGCTGAGCAAGGGGGCGAGTGCCACATCGAATAGTGAGTCGAAGAAGCAAAGTAGCGGTATGCTCGGGTTACTACATTTGGTAGAGAAGACCCGCGATAAGCATCTGTACGGGTTGTACAAAGCGCAGGACATGGGTTGCGACGAGTATTTACTAAATAGGTTTCTGCGCGGGGATGGTTCGGTGCGGAGGAGTTCCAACGGTGTAGGTGGGGCTAGAGGTGGTACGGATGGCAGTGGTACGGCTAGCGGTGGTACGACTAGCGGTGGTGCTCCCCTGCGTGGGAACGTACCCCACCAAGCGGGCGACACCCCggcagcgaaaaaaaaaatcagcctGCGTAAATTTCTCATAAAAAAGTACCTCtttaagttaaaaatgagggagaagttaaaaaataaactactCAAGGGTGAAAAGGTGACACCCCCTGCAAAGAACGAGcaggaggatgaagaaaattttccaaagttaaaaaatgaaagaaacgCATCTGTTGAATTGACACATCGGAGTAAGCATGTGACGTTTAACGAAACAAATAAGTACGAATACGTGGAAAATAAAGGAGAGCTAGGGGAACATGGCGAGGGAGACGATACAGCCATGCAGAATGTGAGCTATTCGCAAAGTACCCCTCCTGATGATAACGTAGAGTGCTTCAAATATGTGCGGGATTATAAATCGCCATCTTTTGCGATGAATGAAAACGACCCTCTGTCGTACGTCATAGGGTTTAACAGGCACAACTTGGCTTTC